One segment of Anopheles stephensi strain Indian chromosome 3, UCI_ANSTEP_V1.0, whole genome shotgun sequence DNA contains the following:
- the LOC118514466 gene encoding mucin-5AC: protein MEPIYGTNKKYLQSIAGSEYYRNPSTLRPMANEYASYQNTLGRRSTLVGPYTHMSKYSYPTDVSLSSHYGYTSWGLWRDSRNLSSSLYAKKQKNIKSFSILLMSAAFIVVLAVLCVAGLAFYFSTFKADLSETILAFDCTFRVARGDIYTTGLRTNSTPVYRQKTAFYEKLIETSLERSGLTVSRTEIMNFGDGPTIALSFRVFLDMRKIKITINNVEEHIRTAFLSEVLNPNSAFKNIRIDPDSIEIKRLLDQEVLKTALLTRNEPFPSVVKPSGGGGAGSDQEQRHVTKKTGVIEKTIHKFTPRVTPVPPTGSRTSVDGSKGIVEAESDIDMDNLPVIQGSFEITKTDADITQKRAGGGGGGGSTDPAGRVPAVASTLKPFAVSPAQITVRGSEKTRVTESIKGTDEKPSTGGQGPAGRFGQNPVGGKSKYETATAKIEKMDKHGATTKKIKTTSLKPSSGTGGSGAGRRSTTANGMVGRTTTTTTRSPTTTTTSTTTTTTTTTTMAPSLAVRSTSAVSGKIPTQVASTTSRLTTLRYQVLASQGSSNEPSSMSGSASVGAWDEEDDSDEEELPEESFAEDHLPVVVDVIGLPSETDGDIKNDTLLETIFQAIINDSIPEEFASDRRRVGGLEPDSIPKLDVNLFTSAPILDKQPWHPINPNQQQQVKADQRTGLPALKKVSLAEEILYRNRPSDIESVLAYTENPNGQIYYQSYTNPSFGSSTLGIEPLGVSDVRPYPLPVDKIHEEVIPDFKYLTPTAVDASEQLLNLTLDEQKFEHLGDGVIAKKPEQTSPPDDEPITTTEKLDTVTLQTPMSGSSGESQSSDETSTEVYGYYSGPTEGLDSVLSNGGTNGTHDDELVDVAMDLESRNSPDDSEQVTTTAGPAITTTMGVSELNEDGMEQLSTTMQSTTLSSSEEIHSAEDLLMSSTTTETMSSSSEEITASSAEVTLTPVHITHAGQSKPPTATYVEVETLKYTPSTTLAPPTTNTLPELFPITKWEFVNGTRRTTAEKPPTKKVFNETLQALVVVNVQPDGTTALPRTPPQNIEDLKSNRPNATNLQNLSDIFDTLASKLGIQPEVSSKMPPFSSLSKIKNQYRNSVNRTGGTGTARPRTTTSVRPKRKKTRPTVTKIPSTSTVGYRPSAVTEQRVRVSSTTELYPETTPMARVIPTVINDEIDDVVPVMLETSSELSSELAVVGQAEVEVIDPNRYEEMLNSMSLAHGRLSVATTTPSPLPSTLVTLLPVKSNSGIRNFRPKTKRPPPYGATTGAPAAHNHGDKNVSRKMNEAGLKLMNANKTDDDDRPAAGPAQHHQRPASAERVEPLVAQQGSNKNNTMVETVVRASMRFES from the exons cAATTCTGGCATTCGATTGTACGTTTCGAGTTGCTCGAGGAGATATCTACACGACCGGTTTACGAACAAACAGCACACCGGTGTACCGACAGAAGACAGCGTTCTATGAAAAGCTGATCGAAACGTCGCTCGAACGTAGCGGTCTCACCGTTTCCCGCACGGAAATTATGAACTTTGGTGATGGCCCTACAATAGCGCTGAGCTTCAGAGTCTTTCTGGACATGCGGAAGATAAAGAT CACTATCAATAATGTGGAGGAGCACATCAGGACAGCCTTTCTGAGTGAGGTTCTCAACCCAAACTCGGCGTTCAAGAACATACGCATCGATCCGGACAGTATCGAGATTAAGCGGCTACTCGACCAGGAGGTCCTGAAGACGGCACTTCTAACCCGGAATGAG CCATTTCCGTCAGTGGTCAAAccgtccggtggtggtggagctggTTCGGACCAGGAGCAGCGTCACGTCACGAAGAAGACGGGAGTAATCGAAAAAACTATCCACAAGTTTACACCGCGCGTCACACCGGTCCCACCGACCGGGTCCAGAACGTCTGTCGACGGGAGTAAAGGCATCGTCGAGGCGGAATCTGACATTGACATGGATAATTTACCGGTTATACAAGGATCATTTGAGATAACGAAAACAGATGCCGACATCACGCAGAAGCGGGCGggaggcggcggcggcggcggcagtaCGGATCCGGCCGGAAGAGTGCCGGCCGTAGCGTCGACGCTCAAACCGTTTGCAGTTAGCCCGGCCCAGATAACGGTGCGGGGCAGCGAGAAGACGAGGGTGACCGAAAGCATTAAGGGGACTGATGAAAAACCATCAACCGGTGGACAAGGTCCGGCCGGTCGGTTTGGTCAGAACCCGGTCGGTGGAAAGTCAAAATATGAAACGGCAACGGCGAAGATTGAAAAAATGGATAAGCACGGTGCTACgacgaagaaaattaaaacaacttcGCTCAAACCATCGTCCGGCACGGGTGGCAGCGGTGCGGGAAGACGGTCGACGACTGCGAACGGAATGGTCGGTCGTACtaccacaaccacaacaagGTCGCCCACCACAACGACAACAtccaccacgacgacgacgacgacgactacgaCAATGGCACCAAGTTTAGCTGTCCGGAGCACGTCGGCTGTGAGCGGCAAGATACCTACGCAGGTCGCCAGTACAACGAGCCGGTTGACAACACTTCGGTATCAGGTATTGGCATCGCAGGGCTCGTCGAACGAACCATCATCAATGTCGGGGTCAGCATCGGTTGGTGCATGGGACGAGGAAGACGATTCGGACGAGGAGGAACTGCCGGAGGAGTCGTTCGCCGAGGACCATCTCCCGGTGGTGGTCGATGTGATTGGGCTGCCGTCCGAGACTGATGGGGATATAAAAAACGATACACTTTTGGAGACCATTTTTCAGGCCATCATTAACGACAGCATCCCGGAGGAGTTTGCGTCGGATCGGCGACGTGTTGGAGGACTGGAACCGGATAGCATACCGAAGCTGGACGTAAATCTGTTCACCAGCGCGCCCATACTCGATAAGCAACCGTGGCATCCAATCAATCccaatcagcaacagcaggtgAAAGCCGATCAGCGGACGGGCCTACCGGCCCTGAAGAAAGTTTCGCTGGCCGAGGAAATTCTCTACCGGAACCGTCCGTCGGACATCGAGAGTGTGCTGGCGTACACGGAAAATCCCAACGGACAAATTTATTACCAAAGCTACACCAACCCAAGCTTCGGCTCGTCCACGCTCGGTATTGAGCCGCTCGGTGTGTCGGACGTCCGACCGTATCCGTTGCCGGTGGACAAAATTCACGAGGAGGTGATACCGGATTTCAAATACCTTACGCCGACCGCCGTGGATGCGAGCGAACAGTTGCTTAACCTAACGCTGGACGAGCAGAAATTCGAGCACCTGGGGGATGGCGTGATTGCCAAAAAGCCGGAACAAACCTCCCCGCCAGACGATGAGCCGATAACGACGACGGAAAAGCTCGACACCGTCACTCTCCAGACACCTATGAGTGGATCTTCCGGCGAGAGTCAATCGTCCGATGAAACCTCAACGGAGGTGTACGGCTACTACTCCGGACCGACGGAGGGACTCGATTCCGTCCTGTCAAACGGCGGAACGAACGGTACGCACGATGATGAGCTGGTTGACGTCGCTATGGACCTGGAGTCTCGTAACAGTCCGGACGACTCGGAGCAGGTAACAACCACCGCTGGACCAGCAATCACCACCACAATGGGTGTGTCTGAGCTGAACGAAGATGGCATGGAGCAGCTATCAACAACGATGCAATCCACCACGTTGAGCTCGAGTGAAGAGATTCACTCTGCTGAAGACTTGCTGATGAGTAGCACTACCACCGAAACGATGTCATCGAGCTCAGAAGAAATTACTGCTAGTTCGGCAGAAGTAACGCTCACGCCGGTGCATATCACGCACGCCGGACAATCGAAGCCACCGACCGCGACTTATGTGGAAGTGGAAACGCTGAAGTACACACCCTCGACCACTCTGGCACCACCAACTACCAACACGCTGCCAGAGCTGTTCCCCATCACGAAATGGGAGTTTGTAAACGGAACTCGTCGTACTACGGCCGAAAAACCGCCCACCAAGAAGGTTTTCAACGAAACGCTCCAggcactggtggtggtgaatgtGCAACCGGATGGGACGACCGCTCTGCCTCGCACTCCGCCGCAGAACATCGAAGACCTGAAGAGCAATCGGCCCAACGCGACCAATCTGCAAAACCTGTCCGACATTTTCGATACGCTCGCGTCCAAGCTGGGCATTCAGCCGGAGGTGTCTAGCAAGATGCCACCATTTTCGTCACTGTCGAAGATTAAGAACCAATATCGCAACTCCGTCAACAGGACGGGTGGAACGGGCACGGCGAGACCCCGCACCACTACTTCCGTGCGACCAAAGCGCAAAAAAACTCGTCCAACTGTCACGAAAATCCCATCGACTTCGACCGTTGGGTACAGGCCAAGTGCCGTCACGGAGCAGCGTGTGCGGGTGAGCAGTACGACGGAGCTGTACCCGGAAACGACGCCGATGGCACGGGTCATTCCGACCGTCATTAACGATGAAATTGACGATGTCGTCCCGGTCATGCTGGAGACATCGTCCGAGCTATCGTCCGAGCTGGCCGTCGTCGGCCAGGCGGAAGTCGAAGTAATCGATCCGAACCGCTACGAGGAGATGCTCAACTCGATGTCGCTGGCACACGGGAGACTATCGGTCGCCACGACCACCCCCTCGCCCCTTCCCTCCACCCTGGTGACGTTGCTTCCGGTAAAGTCTAACTCGGGTATCCGCAACTTCCGCCCGAAAACCAAGCGACCTCCGCCCTACGGGGCAACCACTGGAGCGCCCGCGGCTCATAATCATGGTGATAAAAATGTAAGCAGAAAAATGAACGAGGCGGGCTTAAAATTAATGAATGCAAATAAAACCGACGACGATGACAGGCCGGCGGCCGGACCGGCCCAGCATCACCAGCGGCCGGCGTCGGCGGAGCGGGTGGAACCGTTGGTGGCGCAACAGggaagtaataaaaataacacaatgGTAGAAACGGTGGTAAGGGCCAGCATGCGCTTCGAGTCGTAA
- the LOC118509817 gene encoding RNA polymerase II degradation factor 1-like — MRMFIIPCCLALLVALATAEGNAASEQQAAAEKRSVEAEPKDSQRLEKRGASLDEWSQLSHGYADQHSYQQYQPQLQYHHQQQHHHHVKYEEPIKTITIEKKIPVPYTVHKHFPYTVEKKVPYEVKVPIPKPYLVEKKVPVHIKEYVKYAVHVPEPYTVYKKIPYEVKVPVDKPYEVKVHVPKPYIVEKKVPYEVKVPVPVPVTVEKKVPYEVKYEVAVPKPYTVYKKVPYEVKVPVDKPYKVDVLKPVKVEVLKPYPVVVEKKVPYEVKVPVDKPYEVEVPRPVKVAVKVPVPVPYTVEKKFPYTVEKAVPYEVKVHIDRPVPVYKEVKFAVHKEVPVPVKEKVIVPVPVSEKKPEAEYHQEQHQEVQHEQQHQVQYEHQHQQQQQEHFYHDQPQALAYHQEPQSYHEEAAHAAYQQEVQHQQQQQQLHQQHQQQLQQQHQQHQQQLQQQHQQQQQQQQFHHQQEQQYHQYQQHQQQIYNAHQQQQYQQQEQNHHQQHYESH; from the exons ATGCGTATG TTTATTATCCCTTGCTGCCTGGCCCTGCTGGTGGCACTGGCCACTGCTGAGGGAAATGCTGCATCGGAACAGCAGGCGGCCGCCGAAAAGAGAAGCGTAGAAGCTGAGCCAAAGGATTCTCAACGTCTTGAGAAACGAGGAGCATCGCTGGACGAATGGAGCCAACTTTCCCACGGTTACGCTGACCAGCACAGCTACCAGCAGTATCAGCCCCAGCTGCAgtatcaccaccagcagcagcatcatcatcacgtgAAGTACGAGGAACCGATCAAGACGATTACGATCGAGAAGAAGATCCCGGTCCCGTACACGGTGCACAAGCATTTCCCCTACACGGTCGAGAAGAAGGTCCCGTACGAGGTGAAGGTACCGATCCCAAAGCCATACCTGGTTGAGAAGAAGGTCCCGGTGCACATCAAGGAGTACGTCAAGTATGCCGTCCACGTTCCAGAACCCTACACCGTCTACAAGAAGATCCCGTACGAGGTGAAGGTCCCAGTAGACAAGCCGTACGAAGTGAAAGTCCATGTCCCGAAGCCGTACATTGTCGAAAAGAAGGTCCCGTACGAGGTGaaggttccggttccggttccggtgacCGTCGAAAAGAAGGTGCCGTACGAGGTGAAATACGAGGTGGCCGTCCCGAAACCGTACACCGTCTACAAGAAGGTCCCGTATGAGGTGAAGGTCCCAGTTGACAAGCCATACAAAGTCGATGTCTTGAAGCCGGTGAAGGTGGAAGTGCTGAAGCCGTACCCGGTGGTCGTCGAGAAGAAGGTCCCGTACGAGGTGAAGGTGCCAGTTGACAAGCCGTACGAGGTGGAAGTACCGCGCCCGGTAAAGGTTGCCGTCAAAGTGCCAGTTCCGGTGCCGTACACGGTCGAGAAGAAGTTCCCGTACACGGTGGAGAAGGCAGTGCCATACGAGGTGAAAGTGCACATTGATCGCCCAGTGCCCGTCTACAAGGAGGTGAAGTTTGCCGTCCACAAGGAAGTTCCGGTGCCAGTGAAGGAGAAGGTTATTGTGCCAGTGCCAGTTAGCGAAAAGAAGCCGGAAGCTGAGTACCACCAGGAGCAGCACCAGGAAGTTCAGCATGAACAGCAGCATCAAGTCCAGTAcgagcatcagcatcagcagcagcagcaggagcattTCTACCACGATCAGCCCCAGGCGCTGGCTTACCACCAGGAACCTCAATCCTACCACGAGGAAGCTGCCCATGCCGCTTACCAGCAGGAggtccagcaccagcaacagcagcagcagctgcatcagcaacatcagcagcaactgcagcagcagcatcagcagcatcagcagcagctgcagcagcagcatcagcaacagcagcagcagcagcagttccaTCACCAGCAGGAACAACAGTATCACcagtaccagcagcaccagcagcagataTACAACgctcaccagcagcagcagtaccagcagcaggagcaaaaccatcaccagcagcattACGAATCGCACTAA